CTCAAAATCTATTTAGAGGCTTCCTGACCTTTTTCGTCCGTTGCCTTGGTGTTTTCTTGCTCGGGTTCAGAAAAGTCGGTGATACCGTTGTCGTGCAGAATATTGTACCACTGGATGATTTTTTTGATATCACTGGCATATACCCGGTCTTCGTCATAATCGGGCAAGATCTCAAAGAAATATTCCTCCAACTTTATCTTCTCATCTTTATGGCTCACGGTGGTCTTGCCACCGTTTTCCTTTTCCTTGATCTTTTGGAAAACCTCGCGCAGCGGTACTTCGGCATCCAAGGTATAGATGGCTATTTCTGACAAGACGCTCACATTATTGCGCAAGCCAACCGATACCTTTTTTCCATCCAACAGCGATTCTCCCACAAAACCCGTACGTGTTTGGGTCAACAGTTTGTAGAGTCCCGGTTTACCAGCTATCGATAAGATTTTTTCGAGTGTCATATCCATAAAAGTTAGCGGCGCAAAATTATACTTTTCGTTTTATATGAACTATGCTATCTCCCCTTTTTAATATTCGGAAAGCGCATTTTATAATCCACATGTATTTTTCCCTTCGAGATTTTGTCCAAACGACTTTTCAACAGCCGCTTTTTGAGTGACGACAGTTTGTCGGTGAACAGAATACCTTCGATGTGGTCGTATTCATGCTGAATGACCCTCGCAAGCAGGCCATCAAAGGTCTCGGTATGCGTGTTGAAGTCTTCGTCTTGGTAGGTCAACGTAATTGTATCTTTTCGGGTCACATCTTCACGCACGTCGGGTATGCTCAAACAGCCTTCATTAAAGGTCCAGTCTCTGCCGGTCTCTTCTTGCATTTGTGCATTGATGAACACCTTTTTGAACCCATCCAGCTTTTTGCGCTCTTTTTCGCCCAGTTCATCGTCGTCGGCAAAGGGGGTGGTGTCGACCAAGAACAGGCGAATGGGCCTACCTATTTGGGGCGCGGCCAGCCCCACCCCGCTTGCATTGTACATGGTCTCCCACATGTTTTCAATGAGCTCATTAAGGTTGGGGTAGTCTTTTGCAATATCGGTAGCTTTTTTCCGCAGCACAGGATCACCGTAGGCAACAATGGGTAAAATCATAGATTAATTTCTTTCTAAATAGGCCTGCAAGATCAAGGTAGCGCTGATTTCATCAACCAGTGCCTTGTCTTGGCGCTTTTTTTTCTTCATTCCCGATTCCAGCATACTGTTCAGGGCCATTTTTGATGTAAAGCGCTCGTCTTGGCGCTCGATGGGCATCTTTGGAAAACGGGCCTTGAACTTGCCCAAGAATTTTTGGATCAGTTCCTCAGACTCCGAGGCAATTCCGCTCATTTGCTTAGGCTCGCCGATAATGATTTTTTCGACCGCTTCTTTTTGCAGGTAGTCCTCAATAAAGTTTAACAGTTCGTTGCTGTTGACCGTGGTCAGGCCCGATGCGATCAATTGCAGCTCATCGGTCACCGCGATACCCGTGCGAACCCTACCATAATCCAAAGCCATTATTCGTGCCAAAGCAAATTTTTGGCAAAAATAACCCTAAAAATGTTACACCATTAAAATTAGGCTGATTATTGTGGATGAGTGCTTATTTTTACCGAAAATCGGAAAATTATGACAGCACTCAGGGCAAAGATAGAAGAAGCATGGGACAACCGTGAATTACTAAAGGAGGCCGACACCCAAAAGGCCATTCGTGAGGTAATCGACCTAATCGATGAGGGCAAACTCCGCTGTGCCGAACCCACTGCAACCGGTTGGCAGATCAACGAATGGGTCAAGAAGGCCGTGGTGCTCTATTTTCCCATTCAAAAGATGGAGGTCTTGGAAGCCGGCATTTTTGAGTACCACGATAAGATTCCGTTAAAAAGGGGCTATCAGCAAAAGGGTATTCGGGTAGTACCGCATGCGGTTGCCAGGCATGGGGCCTATATCTCGCCCGGCACCATTTTAATGCCCAGTTATGTGAACATCGGGGCCTATGTTGATGAGGGCACCATGGTCGACACTTGGGCAACCGTGGGCAGCTGTGCCCAGATTGGCAAGAACGTACACCTCAGCGGTGGTGTGGGCATCGGTGGGGTCTTGGAGCCGTTGCAGGCAGCACCTGTCATTATCGAAGACAATGCCTTTATAGGTTCACGCTGTATTGTGGTCGAAGGGGTGCGGGTAGAAAAGGAGGCCGTACTGGGTGCCAATGTGGTATTGACCGCCTCTACAAAGATCATAGATGTCACCGGCACCGAACCCATAGAGATCAAAGGTAGGGTTCCTGAGCGTTCAGTTGTTATACCAGGTAGTTACACCAAAGAGTTTCCAGCAGGAAAATATCAGGTGCCCTGTGCCCTGATCATCGGTAAAAGAAAAGAAAGCACCAATAAAAAAACCTCTTTGAATGATGCGCTAAGGGAACATGGTGTGGCGGTTTGACGAAAATCCGTTGTAGGGTCCCAAAAAAAGAATCAAAAGATCAAACAACCCTAAAGTGTTTTCTGCATCCATGAAAAGATGCTATGCGGATTAACGGTCGATAGCTAACTTTGTAGGAAAAAATGTCCAATGGACAATTTTATATCGATTTTCCTGTTATAGTTTTGCAAGAGCGAACCATACATTTAACCAAAGCCAGAACGATTTGAGCGCCCCAAAGCAAAAATTATCAGCCCTAGTGATCACCTATAACGAGATAGGATATATAGAAAGATGCATTGATTCTGTTTCATTTGCAGACGAGATTGTTGTAGTGGATTCTTACAGTACTGATGGCACATACGAGTACTTGTTAAGTCATCCCAGAGTAAGGGTAATCCAAAACCCCTTTGAAAATTTTACAGCTCAAAAATCATTTGCCCTAAAGCAGGCTAGCCATGACTGGATATTGTTCTTGGATGCTGATGAAGTAGTGACCAAGTCACTTCAAAAAGAAATCATCAATACCATAAACGATTCAAAAGCCTGTGAGGCATATTGGTTTTACCGCACCTTTATGTTCAAGAACGAAAAACTGCGATTCAGCGGCTGGCAGACTGACAAGAACCACCGCCTGTTCAGAAAGAGTAAGGTTCGGTTCACCGACAAAAAATTGGTGCACGAAACATTGGAGGTCGATGGCTCTTCATGCATTTTAAAGGAAAAGCTTACCCACTACTGCTACAAAAGTTACGAAGATTATAAATCAAAGATGTTGTGCTATGGCAGGCTGAAGGCAAAAGAGGCTTTTTATAAAGAAAAGCACTTCAATTATTTGGCCATGTTCTTCAAGCCAGCATGGAAATTCTTTCATCACTTTTTTCTTAGACTCGGTTTTCTTGATGGGAAAAAAGGAGTTATCGTGTGCTATCTTAACGCACTGGGAGTTCTTGAAAGATATAGGGAACTGAAAAAGCTCGAAAAGAAAAACGAATTGGCCTATTATTTGGTGATGCCATAGTGTGTCCAAACGTGCTTTTGCTTTCTCGTTTCTTTTCTAATGGCTTGGTTTTTAGCAATTGAATCCGGGGTTTTGTAACCTCTCTTGTGGTCTAAGTGCACACAAACGGCACTATAACGAAGTTGTTTTGATTTTATTCCAAAATTCGTAAGGCGCTCCCCCAGTTCACGGTCTTGTCCACCATATTGCATACGTTCATCAAAACCGTTCACATTCAGTATATCCTTTTTCCATCCTGAAGAATTGTGCCCATTCCAACTGGCATTTGTTGGCGTAAAAGTGTTCAAGACCTTTGAAACAATGCCCCTTGCCCTCAGCTTGTTATTTTTAAATGTTTTGGGTATTCCTTTCTCCTTCAACCAGTTGATATTAAAACAGTGTTGCTTTTCAATATCCTCTTTAGTAATCATTTTGGAAATATTCATCGGCAACATGTAGTACCCTCCTGAAATAAAATAACCTTCTTCTTTATTGATATAATGTACTTCCACAAAATCCTCACGGGGTATGCAGTCGCCATCGGTCATGATAATGTAGTCTGCCCTACAGGCAACAATGGCTTTATTAAGGATTCGTGACTTTTGAAACCCATCATCTTCTTGCCAGATATGACAAATCTTGTAAAACACCTCATCGGCCATGTTATTGATAAGTTCTTTTGTCTTGGGCCCTGACCCATCATCGGCAATTACCACCTCAAAGTCTTTGAACGTTTGGCAATTGAAGCCCCAGAGCACCTTTTGCAACCACTCTTCTGAGTTGTAAGTACTAACAATTACTGAAATCTTGGGTTTCTCCATAACGTGGCTTCTTCCACCCCAAAAATATAAAAGTCTAAAGTATATCTTTGCTTTTCGGTAAAATTGACCAAATGCTTCGAAAAATCGGATTGGGCTTGTTGAAGAAAATGAAATTTCTACCACCTGAGACCTATGTCAAAATCTATTACGAGTATTACACCGGAAAAAAACTTGACCTTGATAATCCTGTGGAATTCAATCAAAAGATACAGTGGCTCAAAGTTTATTACAAGCCTCCTATCCTTACCCAACTGGTCGATAAATATTCGGTGCGGGAATATGTGGCAGAAAAAATAGGGAAAAAATACCTGAACCAGCTGCTTCTTGTTGCCGAAAAACCCAGTGAAATAAATTTTGACAAGTTGCCGAATCGGTTTGTGGTGAAAGGGGTTCACGGGTACAACTTTAACCTAATTGTCAAAAACAAAGAGCAACTTAACAAAACAAAGGCTCGGCTGAAATTTAGAAAGTGGCTAGCTAAAAACCAGTATTATAGAGGAGGATTGGAATGGGCTTATAAAAACGTGCCTCGAAGATTAATCGTTGAAAAATATCTTGAAGAACCTGGAAAAAAGACTTTGTATGATTATAAGTTTTATTGTTTCAAGGGGATGCCTAAGTTCATTCAAGTAGATATTGACCGTGGATATGACCCAAAAATCGCTTTCTATGACTTGAAATGGAACAAATTACCCATTTCAAAGGGTAAAAAGGGCATGTATGAGGGTACTGTCAAGAAGCCTGAAAAGCTTTATGAAATGATTGGTCTGGCAACTGTTCTGGCAGACAATTTCCCTTTCGTTAGGATTGATTTATATTTTGTACAACAAGACATTTACTTCGGAGAAATGACCTTTTACCCAGGTGATGGGCGTCAAGAATTTAAACCTGATTTATACAATAAGGTTTTTGGTGATTATCTTGATTTGCCACCCATTCCATCTGGTCAAAAATTTGTTACTTCCATTTAAGCATAATTATGAACAACTGAAATAATAATTTTGGCACAGTTGTCAAATACGATACCCCGTCCATTTTAATAGCAATGTAGTATGCCGTAAATTTGCAGTCACAAAAAAGGATGGCCATCACAGATGGTTACTTTCATGAACCATAAACAGGCACTTAACAACACTATTTTCAAAGTCATCGGCAATCTTGCCGATGACGCATCTTTGGAATGTTATGTCATAGGTGGCTTTGTCAGGGATTATTTTCTTGGCAGAAAAAGCCCAAAAGACATTGATATCGTAGTCGTCGGAAGCGGTATCGAGCTTGCCAGAAAAGTCGCCAGAGAACTTAAGGGGAAGCCCAAAATCTCCATTTTCAAGAATTTTGGCACCGCTATGATCAAGCACAACGAGCTGGAGTTAGAGTTTGTTGGGGCACGTAAAGAAAGCTATCACCATGACAGTCGAAAACCGATGGTGGAAGACGGTACCCTTGAAGATGACCAAAAACGAAGGGATTTTACCATCAACGCCTTGGCCCTCTCGCTCAATGCGGCAACCTTTGGCGACTTGTTGGATCCCTTTGACGGTCTGGGAGACCTGGAGCGCAAACTGATACGCACCCCGCTCGACCCGGGCATCACCTATTCCGATGATCCCCTGCGCATGATGAGGGCCATTCGGTTTGCCACACAGCTCAAATTTAACATTGAACTG
This portion of the Flagellimonas lutaonensis genome encodes:
- a CDS encoding DUF5606 domain-containing protein, with the translated sequence MTLEKILSIAGKPGLYKLLTQTRTGFVGESLLDGKKVSVGLRNNVSVLSEIAIYTLDAEVPLREVFQKIKEKENGGKTTVSHKDEKIKLEEYFFEILPDYDEDRVYASDIKKIIQWYNILHDNGITDFSEPEQENTKATDEKGQEASK
- the def gene encoding peptide deformylase, which translates into the protein MILPIVAYGDPVLRKKATDIAKDYPNLNELIENMWETMYNASGVGLAAPQIGRPIRLFLVDTTPFADDDELGEKERKKLDGFKKVFINAQMQEETGRDWTFNEGCLSIPDVREDVTRKDTITLTYQDEDFNTHTETFDGLLARVIQHEYDHIEGILFTDKLSSLKKRLLKSRLDKISKGKIHVDYKMRFPNIKKGR
- the ruvX gene encoding Holliday junction resolvase RuvX, with the protein product MARIMALDYGRVRTGIAVTDELQLIASGLTTVNSNELLNFIEDYLQKEAVEKIIIGEPKQMSGIASESEELIQKFLGKFKARFPKMPIERQDERFTSKMALNSMLESGMKKKKRQDKALVDEISATLILQAYLERN
- a CDS encoding 2,3,4,5-tetrahydropyridine-2,6-dicarboxylate N-succinyltransferase, whose translation is MTALRAKIEEAWDNRELLKEADTQKAIREVIDLIDEGKLRCAEPTATGWQINEWVKKAVVLYFPIQKMEVLEAGIFEYHDKIPLKRGYQQKGIRVVPHAVARHGAYISPGTILMPSYVNIGAYVDEGTMVDTWATVGSCAQIGKNVHLSGGVGIGGVLEPLQAAPVIIEDNAFIGSRCIVVEGVRVEKEAVLGANVVLTASTKIIDVTGTEPIEIKGRVPERSVVIPGSYTKEFPAGKYQVPCALIIGKRKESTNKKTSLNDALREHGVAV
- a CDS encoding glycosyltransferase family 2 protein, which translates into the protein MSAPKQKLSALVITYNEIGYIERCIDSVSFADEIVVVDSYSTDGTYEYLLSHPRVRVIQNPFENFTAQKSFALKQASHDWILFLDADEVVTKSLQKEIINTINDSKACEAYWFYRTFMFKNEKLRFSGWQTDKNHRLFRKSKVRFTDKKLVHETLEVDGSSCILKEKLTHYCYKSYEDYKSKMLCYGRLKAKEAFYKEKHFNYLAMFFKPAWKFFHHFFLRLGFLDGKKGVIVCYLNALGVLERYRELKKLEKKNELAYYLVMP
- a CDS encoding glycosyltransferase family 2 protein gives rise to the protein MEKPKISVIVSTYNSEEWLQKVLWGFNCQTFKDFEVVIADDGSGPKTKELINNMADEVFYKICHIWQEDDGFQKSRILNKAIVACRADYIIMTDGDCIPREDFVEVHYINKEEGYFISGGYYMLPMNISKMITKEDIEKQHCFNINWLKEKGIPKTFKNNKLRARGIVSKVLNTFTPTNASWNGHNSSGWKKDILNVNGFDERMQYGGQDRELGERLTNFGIKSKQLRYSAVCVHLDHKRGYKTPDSIAKNQAIRKETRKQKHVWTHYGITK
- a CDS encoding ATP-grasp fold amidoligase family protein, whose translation is MKFLPPETYVKIYYEYYTGKKLDLDNPVEFNQKIQWLKVYYKPPILTQLVDKYSVREYVAEKIGKKYLNQLLLVAEKPSEINFDKLPNRFVVKGVHGYNFNLIVKNKEQLNKTKARLKFRKWLAKNQYYRGGLEWAYKNVPRRLIVEKYLEEPGKKTLYDYKFYCFKGMPKFIQVDIDRGYDPKIAFYDLKWNKLPISKGKKGMYEGTVKKPEKLYEMIGLATVLADNFPFVRIDLYFVQQDIYFGEMTFYPGDGRQEFKPDLYNKVFGDYLDLPPIPSGQKFVTSI